The Corticium candelabrum chromosome 18, ooCorCand1.1, whole genome shotgun sequence genome includes a region encoding these proteins:
- the LOC134193783 gene encoding uncharacterized protein LOC134193783 yields MAEKCPTTIPQVTFSIQFKMTSKDACRRSSTTRKRKGRRKECKRFCDRIGIETAGDCSGCRARLSVWFCYVEVFTNVMHLHLVRKRNITIVVLQIKSIWNSSTY; encoded by the exons ATGGCGGAAAAATG TCCAACGACCATCCCACAAGTCACATTCTCTATCCAGTTCAAGATGACATCGAAG GACGCTTGCAGAAGGAGCAGTAcgacaagaaagagaaagggAAGGCGAAAAGAATGCAAGAGATTTTGTGATCGGATTGGCATTGAAACGGCCGGTGATTGCTCGGGCTGTCGAGctcgtttgtctgtgt GGTTTTGCTACGTGGAAGTTTTTACCAACGTGATGCATCTACATCTTGTTAGGAAAAGAAACATCACTAT tgttgtgttgcaaATAAAGTCAATTTGGAATAGCAGCACCTACTAA
- the LOC134193782 gene encoding collagen alpha-1(XVII) chain-like → MRTASLCFFVCTLSNVRAKRGLGTYESSKSTTTIAHAMSSSEVDESCKVLQGNCGPSGRWTIALFLSLVVGNFVFSGFLLWKLSVQEKRFEKSVEKLQLDLQELQVEKEEMKQVYETLSEYGGERGKRSEESPSQSSQVTINIAHVFGSFIKQMCKPESAICIPGQPGRDGLPGLSGKDGVPGRDGLPGKDGPIGLPGLPGRDGRTGLPGQVGRNGEPGSKGLSGKQGPRGIAGRKGDTGVSGEKGERGERGVGGLQGIVGPRGEKGEEGDKGERGYTGFKGEKGGKGEIGLQGGRGMKGNKGDEQDLHQLFNLPSQCLPGNHRVLNETWRQTSEHYSKTTLHCDKTGSSQNQHGFTPGWHSFSPTIGGAMPENCTSHYYCGTLASGWLKGSHPNVIGQKISRTVCFSLAGSCCWSQTSVEVINCGQYYIYNLSNTPDCALAYCARGQ, encoded by the coding sequence atgcgcactgcatcgctttgtttctttgtttgcacACTCAGTAACGTGCGCGCGaagagaggactgggtacctACGAGTCTAGTAAGAGCACAACGACGATAGCGCATGCAATGAGCAGCAGCGAAGTGGACGAGAGTTGTAAAGTTTTGCAAGGAAATTGTGGCCCAAGCGGCAGATGGACGATTGCGTTGTTTCTATCGTTAGTTGTGggcaattttgtgtttagcgGTTTTCTGTTGTGGAAGCTCAGTGTTCAGGAGAAAAGATTTGAGAAAAGCGTAGAGAAGTTGCAGTTGGACTTGCAGGAACTTCAAGTAGAAAAAGAGGAAATGAAGCAGGTTTATGAGACGTTGTCTGAGTATGGAGGAGAAAGAGGGAAGAGGTCGGAAGAATCTCCCAGTCAGTCGTCACAAGTTACAATCAACATTGCACACGTATTTGGGTCATTCATCAAACAGATGTGCAAACCAGAATCAGCAATTTGTATACCAGgtcaaccaggaagagacggATTGCCAGGTTTGTCAGGAAAAGATGGTGTACCAGGTAGAGATGGATTGCCGGGAAAGGACGGTCCAATTGGATTGCCAGGTCTACCAGGTAGAGACGGTCGTACAGGATTGCCAGGTCAAGTGGGAAGGAATGGTGAACCTGGCAGTAAGGGATTATCAGGTAAACAGGGTCCACGTGGAATAGCAGGTAGGAAAGGAGACACGGGAGTGagtggagagaaaggagaaagaggagagaggggagtCGGTGGACTGCAAGGAATTGTGGGTCCTCgaggagaaaaaggagaagaaggagacaaaggtgaaCGAGGATATACTGGTTTTAAAGGAGAGAAGGGTGGAAAGGGGGAGATTGGGTTACAAGGAGGAAGAGGaatgaaaggaaacaaagggGATGAGCAGGATTTACATCAATTGTTTAATCTCCCCAGTCAATGTTTACCAGGGAATCATCGTGTTTTAAATGAAACTTGGAGACAAACATCTGAGCATTATTCTAAGACAACTCTTCACTGTGATAAGACAGGTAGTTCACAAAATCAACATGGTTTTACACCAGGCTGGCATTCATTCAGTCCTACAATAGGTGGAGCTATGCCAGAGAATTGCACATCTCATTACTACTGTGGAACTCTTGCATCAGGATGGTTAAAAGGATCTCACCCAAATGTAATTGGTCAAAAAATTTCAAgaacagtttgctttagtcttGCTGGCAGTTGTTGTTGGAGTCAGACTAGTGTTGAAGTGATCAACTGTGGACAGTATTACATATACAACTTATCTAACACTCCAGATTGTGCTCTAGCTTACTGTGCTCGAGGACAGTGA